A stretch of DNA from Asticcacaulis sp.:
GGACCCCAGCACGTCGGCGATACCGCCATTGATGCCATGCCACAGGCCATCGACATGATACTGGTCGCGAATCGGCGGGTTCATCTGGGCCAGGCCCTTCAGGCGCTCATAGGCTTCCGGCGCCACCAGGGTGAGGTGCTGCGGCGTGATCTCAACCGTAGCAATGTCCTTGTTTTCCGATAGAAAATCGATTTCTTCCTTAGTGGTCACATGAAGAACGTGGATGCGCTTGCCGGCCTCGCGCGCCAGCCGAACCAGGCGATGGGTCGACTGGATGGCCGATTGGGCGTCCCGGACGAAATCGTGGCTCGTCCAGTCGCCTTCGCGCGCCAGCGGGCGGCGTTCTGCCAGACGATATTCATCCTCGGAATGGAAGGTGGCGCGGCGGTTGACATTGGCCAGTACCTTCGCCACGCCCTCGTCATCGGCGATCAGCAGCGTACCGGTCGAGGCCCCCATGAACACCTTGACGCCGCAGCAGCCCTTCAAGCGCTCCAGTTCCCCCAGTTCATGAACGTTTTCATGCGTACCGCCGACATAGAAGGCATAATCGCAGTGCATCCGGTGATGCGCGCGCTGCAATTTGTCGGCAAAGGCTTCGGCATTGGTGGTCGTCGGGTTGGTATTGGGCATCTCGAAGACCGCCACGACCCCGCCCATGACGGCGGCCTGGGAACCGGTCTCCAGGTCTTCCTTCCATTCCAGGCCAGGCTCGCGGAAATGGACCTGGGTATCAATCACGCCCGGCATGGCCAGCAGGCCGGTGGCGTCGAAAATCTCGCCTGCCGATGCCTGCGACAGGTCGCCGAAGGCCGCGAACTTGCCGCCGGTAATGCCGATATCGCCCTTGCCCCGCCCGGCATGATTGATGATTTCGGCGTTACGGATGATCAGATCGAAATTGCGAGGCATGGCGGTGATCCTTTAGTCAAGTCAATGGGCGGACAGTAGACCTCGGATACCGTCAAGTGAAGCGAAACTTCACCCTGCCATCTCTCTTTCGATGACGGCCGCCACATGATCAATCGTCAGGTCGAGCATATGGCAGACATTCTGCTTCAGCTTTGGATCAACCATCTGGATATCCGCCAGAGTGCGCGGCCCGCGAATGACCAGTACATGGCCGCCGATCGGGGCGTCGGCTTCATCCGAAGGCCCGAACAGGCCGAAGGTCGGGATGCCGGCGGCCGCAGCCAGGTGCAGCCACAGTTCGTCATTGCCGACAAACATGACGGCTTGCCGCAGAGCCGCATAGGCGTTGAGTTCGGTGACGTCCCCGCCGATCTCCATCACTTGGGCGCGCGGCGTCGCCATGCGCAGGGCCTGCAGGGTGTCGCGCTCGGCCTCGGAGCCGATAATCAGCAGGCGATGACCGGCAAGCGGCCCCTCTTCCCGCATCAGTCGCGTGGCCAGAACAGCAAATCGCTCCGTCGGCCAGCGCCGCCCCAGCCAGCCAGCGCCCGGCGCCATAACGATCAGCGGCCCGGTTTCGCGGCCACTATCGATCAGGCTGCGTGTCTGCGCTTCGCGGCGCGGTGATACGCGCAAAGCCGGCATGATTTCCAGCGGATCAAGCCTCAACTTGGCGGCGATCTGTTCCAGCACGCCCGCGCTGTCATTCGGATTGAGCGTAAAGCGGGTCTTCGCCTTCATCATGCGCGAAATCAGGGTGGGGCCGATATCGACGCACAGCCCCCATTTACGCCGGCTCAGTTCACTCAGGCCATGCAGCGACTTCAGCTTAAATAAGGCGCCGTCAAAGGCTTGTAACTCGTCGATCAAGTCGTCATCTTGAAACAGCACGGCCGAGGCTTGCGTTGTCGCCAGCGTGATCCGGGCATGGGGAATTTCCGCTTTCAGGCGCGCGATGACGCCGCTCAGGGCCAGGGCCTTGGACGGTTCGCACAGGGCCAGCAAAAGAATCGGAAATTCACCTGTCATGCGCCATACTTAGTTCCTGAGACGATCATAACAAGACCCATCATGACCGCAGCTTCCGTTACCGCCCTTACCCATCGCGCCCTGATCGCCGTTTCCGGCCCGGACTGGGCCAAGTTCCTCAAAGGGCTTTGCACCGCCCATATCGACGAAATTGTCGAGGAAACGGCAAGGGGCGAATTTCATAGACTGCATTACGGGGCTTTTTTGCGGCCCCAGGGCAAGATGATCTGTGATGTCCTGCTACATGCCGTCTCTGCTGACGAAATCTGGCTAGATGTGCCGCTATCCGAACGCGATGACCTGCTGGCCAAACTCAATATGTATAAGTTGCGCGCCCAGGTGACGATCACAGCGCCCGACCATCCGGTTTACGTGGCTTTTGGCGGCGATCTGCCGGATGGCTTTATGGACGACCCGCGTGGATCAATCATTGATGTTGCCTTCGGTTTTGCGTATGCGCCGCAAACCACAACCGCCTCGCCTGACGACTGGCGCACCTTCCGCTATACCCACAGCCTGGCCGAGGCCGGTGCCGATTTTGGTCGGGACGACCTCTACGCCATCGACGCCAATCTCGACCTGTTGGCGGCGATAGACTTTCACAAGGGCTGCTATGTCGGGCAGGAACTGACCTCGCGCATGAAGCGTCGCGGCCAGATCAAGAACCGCATATTGGGCTTTCGTTATGCGGGCGATGCGCCGGCCGCTGGCGCCGAAATTCTCAATATTGAGAAACGCGCCGGTGAAATTCTGGCCGCCGCGCAGGGGTATGGTTTGGCCCTGATGCGGATCGACCGACGCGAGGGTGCGCTTACGGCCGATGGCAGGCCGATTTCTCTGAATATCCCGGCCTGGATCGCGCCCGCCCTGCCCGAAATCACCGCCGAATAAAGACCGAAAAAAGGAATGCCTTCATGTGCGATAAAGCACGCTGCCCCTGGCCCAAGACCGATCCGCTTTATTGCGCCTATCATGACGAGGAATGGGGCGTGCCGGAATACGACCCGCGCGCCCTGTGGGAGAAGCTGGTGCTCGATGGTTTTCAGGCGGGATTGTCGTGGATCACCATCCTGCGCAAACGCGACGCTTTTCGTGCGGCCTTCGCCGGTTTCGATCCGGAAAAGGTGGCGCGCTTTGGTGACACCGATATCGAGCGCCTGATGAACGATCCCGGCATTGTCCGATCGCGCGCCAAGATCGTTTCGGCTATCGAAAGTGCCCGCATCACCCTCGACCTGCGCGAAAAAGGCACCAGTTTCACCGACTTTATCTGGGCCATCCAGGATCATAAACCAATCACCAACCACTATGGCTGGGGCGAAATCCCGACCGAAACCAAAACCTCACAGGAACTGGCCAAGCTGCTGAAAAGCAAGGGTTACAAGTTCTGCGGCGCCGTCATCGTCTATGCCTTCATGCAGGCGGTCGGCATGGTCAATGACCATACAACGGCATGTTTTCGTCACGCCGAGATTGCGGATATGGCGAAAACGCGATAGCCTCAACTCAGATTATCCGGGGGACGCCATGGAACTGATGTTTCAACCACTAAAGCGCTATGTCGATTTTAACGGCCGCTCCCGCCGTACCGAATACTGGCTGTGGTTTCTGTTCCAGATGATCGCCAGCCTGGTGTTCAGCATTCTCAAATCCGCGATTGGCAACACGGCTGAACTGCTTAATTTCCTTTTTTCGCTGGCCATCCTTCTTCCGACCCTGGCCGTGGGCGTGCGCCGCTTTCATGACATCAACCGTACCGGCTGGTGGATCGTCTTCCCGCTGGCCGTCCTGATCGTCGCCCTGATTGTCTTCTTTTCAGTCAGCGGCGGCGCCTTCATCAACAACTTGAAGTCCTTTTCGGGTATTGGTCCTAATCCCACACCGGACCAGGCCATGGCCATGATGACAGCCCTGGCCCCTATGTGGTGGGTCTTTTTAGCCTGGTTCGCAGCTTCGCTCGTAACATTCGTTTTCAATGTAATGGACGGCACACCGGGCCCGAATCGTTTTGGCCCAGATCCGAAAGGCCGGGGCGGCGATACGAGTGTATTCTGATCAATCGATAATGGGGGTTTCGATGTCCAATGTGCCTTTGATTTTCCAGCCGCTTGTTAAATATGTCGATTTCCAGGGCCGTGCCCGGCGATCGGAATTCTGGCTGTGGGTACTTTTCCGTATTGCCCTTGGCATGGTGATGGGCACCGTAATGACCAGCGTCATGTTCACAGGCATGAACTTCCAGAACCCGGATCCTTCGCAATTCATGGGTCGCTATTTCTCGGTCATGCCCGTACTCCAACTCGTGAACCTGGGTTTGCTGCTGCCCAGCATAGCCGTGGCCGTGCGGCGCCTGCATGACATAAACCGTACCGGCTGGTGGTACATCATGCCCATCGTCGTCGCGTTTATTGGCATGATCCTGTTTTTCATCTTCTTCGGCACACAGATGTTCACCCTGATCGGCAACAATGGCAACATGACCGATCAGCAATCCATGCAGTTCTTTTTCAGCATGTTTGGCTCGTTTTTCCTTTGCCTGGTCCTGCCGCTGCTGGTCGCCGAAATCGTCATGTTCGTTTTCTATGTCACAGACGGCACCCCGACGACCAACCGCTTTGGTCCCGATCCCAAGGGCCGCGGCGTTCAGGCCACCCCCGAAAGCGTATTTTGATTGAAGCCCGCGAGACAACGGCCACAAATCGCGGTATGAGCGATTCATGGCCGATCTCAGTTTTGAATCCACCCTTATGGGGCTTATCTGCGGCGTCGATGAAGCCGGGCGCGGCCCGTGCGCTGGCCCGTTATGCGTGGCCGCCGTCATTCTCGATCCGGCCAATATTCCCGAAGGCATAGACGATTCCAAGGCCCTGACCGAAAAGCGCCGCTTCGAACTGGAACCGCTGATCAAGGAAGCCGCCGTCTGCTGGTCGGTGATCACCATGTCGGTGGAAGAGATCGACTGCCTGAATATCCTGACGGCCACCATGGAAGGCATGAAGCGCGCGGTCGAGGCACTTACCCCTTGCGCCGAGCACGCCCTGATCGACGGCAACCGCTGCCCGAAACTGTCCATTCCCTCCACGCCGCTGATCGGCGGCGACGCCCGTTCGCTGTCCATTGCCGCCGCCTCGATCCTGGCCAAAACGGCGCGCGACCGCATCATGATCGAGATGGATATCGTCTATCCTGTCTACGGCTTCAAAAAGCACAAAGGCTATCAGGCCGAAGCGCACCTGGAGGCTTTGCGTCTGCACGGCCCTTCACCTATCCACCGCACAAGCTGGGCGACAATTCGTGAACTAAGCTGGGGCGAGAGCGCCTGATCCGCGCAAAAAGTGAGTCTTTTCGGACTCACTCCCAAAAAAAGCGAATCGGCCGATTCGACAGTATGGTTAATTTAACCAGCCATTAACCGCGAAACGATTCTAGTCATTGGATTCAGGGACTTAAACCGCCCTCCAGTGTCAGAAGGATCTTCGTCTTGCGCAAATCGACCGCTATCAAAATCCCGTCCGTTCCGCAGGCGCCGCTCAAGCTCGACACCATTCACCTCGGCGAGTGCATCGAGGTGCTGAAAACCCTACCCGACGCCTCGGTCGATCTCGTCTTCGCCGATCCGCCCTATAATCTCCAGCTCGGCGGCGACCTCCTACGTCCGGACAATTCCAAGGTCGATGCGGTTGATGACGAGTGGGACCAGTTCGCGTCGTTTGAGGCCTATGACAGGTTCACCCGCGAATGGATGCGCGAATGCAAGCGTGTGCTGAAGGACGACGGCGCCATCTGGGTCATCGGCTCCTACCACAATATCTTCCGCCTCGGCGTCGCCATGCAGGACATGGGCTTCTGGGTGATGAACGACGTCATCTGGCGCAAGGCCAACCCCATGCCCAACTTCAAGGGCACCCGCTTCACCAACGCCCACGAGACCCTGATCTGGGCTACCAAGGCCAAGGGCCAGAAGCGCTATACTTTCAATTACGATGCGCTGAAAGCCTTCAACGAAGATACCCAGATGCGTTCGGACTGGTCGATTCCGCTCTGCACCGGCGATGAGCGCCTGAAGGACGAAAACGGCAACAAGGCGCACCCGACCCAAAAACCGGAAGCCCTGCTCTATCGCGTCCTGCTGGCCTGCACCAAGCCCGGCCATGTCGTGCTCGATCCGTTCTTCGGTACCGGCACCACCGGCGCTGCCGCCAAGCGCCTGGGCCGCCACTTTATCGGCATCGAACGCGAGGAAGCCTACCGCAAGGTGGCCAGCGAACGCATCGCCCGCGTCATCCCCGCCACCGCCGAAGACCACGGCTGTCATGGGTTCCAAGAAGGCCGAACCGCGTGTGCCGTTCGGCGCCGTGGTCGAGGCGGGCCTGCTGCAACCAGGCGACATTCTCTATACGCCCAAGGGTGACAAGACTGCCCGCGTCCGCGCCGATGGCTCGCTGGTTCATGGCGAACTGACCGGTTCGATCCACAAGATGGGCGCCATGATGGAACAGGCCCCGGCCTGCAACGGCTGGACCTACTGGCGCTTCAAGACCGACGCCGGCCTCAAGCCGATCGACGATCTGCGCTCACGCATCCGTGCCGACATGAACTAGGTTTGCCGCGGCGAAAGTATGGCTTTCGCAAGGCAAGAGCCCCTAGGACCATAAGTTTAAGAGCGCGGACGGCAACGTCCGCGCTTTTTTAATCGAACAGCCGTGCTGCGACGGGCTTCATCTTCAAGGCCTTGGCGAAGACGGTCGGCAGGGCCTTTTCACTGACAGGCAGTAGCTGGAAGCGGTTGTTCTGACGCAGGAAATCACGCACCGCTTCATCTGACAGATGCGTGCGCCAGACCGCCTGTGTCAGGGCAAAATGGGTGAACACGTGCTCGTAGCTGCCGATCGCCTCGAAAGCGGCAGATATCGGCGGCATCACCTCTTCGGTGCGATAAGGTTCCGAGCGCCATTCGGTATGTGGCAGCCCAAGCATTCCACCCAGCAGTCCCTTGTCTGCACGGCGCTCTACAATGACCTGATCACCGACAAGCATGACAAACGCCACGCCGTAACGCCGCGGCTTCGGCGCCTTGGCCAGCTTGACCGGAAAGCGTTCCTGTTCGCCGCGCGCCCGCGCCAGGCAAGCAGTGGCCAGCGGGCAATCGCCGCACGCCGGTGATTTCGGGCGGCAAATGAGTGTCGCCATATCCATCAGGGCCTGCGGCCAGTCACCGGCGCGATCATCACTTACCCATTGCGCCGCCGCCTCGCGCACCTGCGGCTTGGCGGTCGGCATCTGCGTCTCAATAGCGTAGAGCCGCGCCATGATGCGTTCGATATTGCCATCCACCACATTGGCGGCGTGTCCGAAGGCGATGGCCGCCACCGCTGCTGAGGTATAGGGGCCGAAGCCCGGCAATTTCAGCAGTTCCGCCTCATCAGCCGGGAAAATGCCACCGTGATCGCGCACCACTGTCCGGGCGCATTCCAGCAGCTTGCGGGCGCGGGCATAATAGCCAAGACCCGCCCAATCCGCCATGACACGGCCGTCCTCGGCTGCGGCCAGATCGCGCACGCTTGGCCATAAATTGAGAAATTTTTCGTAATAGGGCGCGGCGTGCGGCACGGTCGTCTGCTGTAGCATGACCTCGGACAGCCAGACACGGTAAGGATCGCGCTCGCCGCGCGCGCCAGGGCAGCTTGCGGCCGTGTGCGTCATACCAGGCCAGCAGATCGGTTCTTAATGACGCGACAACCGCCCGATCCTTCAGTATAATCCCGCTCATGAAACGCCCGCTGCCATCCCTTGAAGACTCGCTCCGCATCCTGCGCACGACTCATACCCGGCGTATGCCCAAACCACCGCCGCCGGTAAAGAAGCAGGTTACGCCGCTGCTGAAAAGCCTGCAGGCACGCTTTGAGCAGATGGACGATGGGTCCGGCAAGCTGAAAAACCGCTGGACGGAGATCGCCGGCGAGGCGCTGGCCAAATTGTGCGAACCTGTCCGCATCATCAAGGGCCGCGCCCATGGCGCCGGGGCTCTGGAAATCCGCGTCATGGGGGCCTATGCGCCGCTGGTTCAGCACCAGTCCGCCACCCTGATCGACCGGATCAACCTCTTCCTCGGCGCGAAGACGATCGACAAGCTGCGCATCATCCAGGGGCCGCTGACCCAGGCGCCGAAAAAACCGCAATATATCCGGCCCAAACCGCTTTCGGCGCAGGAAGAACTGGCGCTCCAGCAATCCTTGAGCGATGTCGAAGACGAGAAGCTGAAAAAATCCCTGCTTCAGCTCGGCCGGTCTGTCCTCAAGCGCGAGAACATGAAGAGTTAGGCGCAATAATTCTCAAAACACAAATGCCATATTTACAGCGCAATCGAACGCTTTAAAAAGGCACAGACTTAAGGATGCGAGTCCCTCCGGGACTGCCACCTTTCCAAACCATTTTCGGGGCTGAATATGCAAATTTCTGTCGGCAAAACCCTTCGCATGACCGGCGCGGCCGCCTTCATGGGCCTGACCCTGGTGGCCTCAGGATGCAGCAAGACCAGTTCCACCGGAGCGGTCGGTGCCGATGAAATGTCGATGGGACCGGCGGATGCCAAGGTGACCGTCATTGAATACGCCTCGGTCGCCTGTCCGATCTGCGGTCACGTCAATGAGACGGTCATGCCGGAATTCAAGGCCAAATATGTCGACAGCGGCAAGGTGCGGTATGTCTATCGTCCTATGATGACCGGCAATCCCGCCGTCGCCGCCGCGGGCCACCTGCTGGCCGAATGCGCCGGCAAAGACAAGTATTTCACAGTGATCGATCAGG
This window harbors:
- a CDS encoding DNA-3-methyladenine glycosylase I; its protein translation is MCDKARCPWPKTDPLYCAYHDEEWGVPEYDPRALWEKLVLDGFQAGLSWITILRKRDAFRAAFAGFDPEKVARFGDTDIERLMNDPGIVRSRAKIVSAIESARITLDLREKGTSFTDFIWAIQDHKPITNHYGWGEIPTETKTSQELAKLLKSKGYKFCGAVIVYAFMQAVGMVNDHTTACFRHAEIADMAKTR
- a CDS encoding DUF805 domain-containing protein is translated as MELMFQPLKRYVDFNGRSRRTEYWLWFLFQMIASLVFSILKSAIGNTAELLNFLFSLAILLPTLAVGVRRFHDINRTGWWIVFPLAVLIVALIVFFSVSGGAFINNLKSFSGIGPNPTPDQAMAMMTALAPMWWVFLAWFAASLVTFVFNVMDGTPGPNRFGPDPKGRGGDTSVF
- a CDS encoding ribonuclease HII gives rise to the protein MADLSFESTLMGLICGVDEAGRGPCAGPLCVAAVILDPANIPEGIDDSKALTEKRRFELEPLIKEAAVCWSVITMSVEEIDCLNILTATMEGMKRAVEALTPCAEHALIDGNRCPKLSIPSTPLIGGDARSLSIAAASILAKTARDRIMIEMDIVYPVYGFKKHKGYQAEAHLEALRLHGPSPIHRTSWATIRELSWGESA
- a CDS encoding folate-binding protein, which encodes MTAASVTALTHRALIAVSGPDWAKFLKGLCTAHIDEIVEETARGEFHRLHYGAFLRPQGKMICDVLLHAVSADEIWLDVPLSERDDLLAKLNMYKLRAQVTITAPDHPVYVAFGGDLPDGFMDDPRGSIIDVAFGFAYAPQTTTASPDDWRTFRYTHSLAEAGADFGRDDLYAIDANLDLLAAIDFHKGCYVGQELTSRMKRRGQIKNRILGFRYAGDAPAAGAEILNIEKRAGEILAAAQGYGLALMRIDRREGALTADGRPISLNIPAWIAPALPEITAE
- a CDS encoding DsbA family protein, with the protein product MQISVGKTLRMTGAAAFMGLTLVASGCSKTSSTGAVGADEMSMGPADAKVTVIEYASVACPICGHVNETVMPEFKAKYVDSGKVRYVYRPMMTGNPAVAAAGHLLAECAGKDKYFTVIDQVMRSQEAMGGEETGYANARPVLFSIGQSLGMSEDAFNKCITDEKGLKRLNDLNQQYMTRDGVNGTPTFVINGKKLDRIPLNIGDFDAALKPALSK
- a CDS encoding DUF805 domain-containing protein; the encoded protein is MSNVPLIFQPLVKYVDFQGRARRSEFWLWVLFRIALGMVMGTVMTSVMFTGMNFQNPDPSQFMGRYFSVMPVLQLVNLGLLLPSIAVAVRRLHDINRTGWWYIMPIVVAFIGMILFFIFFGTQMFTLIGNNGNMTDQQSMQFFFSMFGSFFLCLVLPLLVAEIVMFVFYVTDGTPTTNRFGPDPKGRGVQATPESVF
- a CDS encoding glycosyltransferase family 9 protein, producing MTGEFPILLLALCEPSKALALSGVIARLKAEIPHARITLATTQASAVLFQDDDLIDELQAFDGALFKLKSLHGLSELSRRKWGLCVDIGPTLISRMMKAKTRFTLNPNDSAGVLEQIAAKLRLDPLEIMPALRVSPRREAQTRSLIDSGRETGPLIVMAPGAGWLGRRWPTERFAVLATRLMREEGPLAGHRLLIIGSEAERDTLQALRMATPRAQVMEIGGDVTELNAYAALRQAVMFVGNDELWLHLAAAAGIPTFGLFGPSDEADAPIGGHVLVIRGPRTLADIQMVDPKLKQNVCHMLDLTIDHVAAVIEREMAG
- a CDS encoding DciA family protein, translated to MKRPLPSLEDSLRILRTTHTRRMPKPPPPVKKQVTPLLKSLQARFEQMDDGSGKLKNRWTEIAGEALAKLCEPVRIIKGRAHGAGALEIRVMGAYAPLVQHQSATLIDRINLFLGAKTIDKLRIIQGPLTQAPKKPQYIRPKPLSAQEELALQQSLSDVEDEKLKKSLLQLGRSVLKRENMKS
- a CDS encoding dihydroorotase yields the protein MPRNFDLIIRNAEIINHAGRGKGDIGITGGKFAAFGDLSQASAGEIFDATGLLAMPGVIDTQVHFREPGLEWKEDLETGSQAAVMGGVVAVFEMPNTNPTTTNAEAFADKLQRAHHRMHCDYAFYVGGTHENVHELGELERLKGCCGVKVFMGASTGTLLIADDEGVAKVLANVNRRATFHSEDEYRLAERRPLAREGDWTSHDFVRDAQSAIQSTHRLVRLAREAGKRIHVLHVTTKEEIDFLSENKDIATVEITPQHLTLVAPEAYERLKGLAQMNPPIRDQYHVDGLWHGINGGIADVLGSDHAPHTLEEKAKPYPASPSGMPGVQTLLPVMLNHVAHGRMSLERLVDLTSAGAQRVFGVAGKGRMAEGYDGDVTLVDLNHKRVLRHADMRTRSGWTPFDGLEVTGWPKATIIRGKVVMRDDEIIRPSQGESCRFMESL